Proteins found in one Takifugu flavidus isolate HTHZ2018 chromosome 7, ASM371156v2, whole genome shotgun sequence genomic segment:
- the LOC130529132 gene encoding flavin-containing monooxygenase 5-like isoform X2 codes for MGGTVVSWSIKPCNSGSHTRPCTCSATRKLSPKLVIDQTEAAMVHRVAVIGAGASGLASVKACIEGGLEPVCFERGHDIGGVWNFRTTVTRVAQRAGFPQSGQWDVVTVNASGEEEKHVFDAVLVCSGQFIYPSLPLSDFPGHEGFPGKCSHSWEYRDPEAYRGLRVLVVGIGNSGGDIAVEISRSAEMTFLSTRQGAWVISRMSHRGLPLDVAHITRFKQILMKLLPQRLINWLLERAVNQKYDHRFYGLQPKHRFLERTLLINDDLPGQLLKGRLLMKPDLKSFEGSGVIFEDGSVEDNIDAVIFCTGYNSGFSFLPPDLCEGPHGELALYKRLFPPSLLRPTLAILGLFQAKGPIMPLVEMQGRWAARVFAGLSFLPPKKKMLEVIESDRKRNSKSHSCHKSSSLMVHYIPYMDFMAQQVGVRPNLLRLLLTDPVLWAKALFGPCTPYQYRLTGPGHWTGARQAILTQWDRMAQPFRTRVVPEADSAPAYHFLPFLFVLGGITVATVYGAKLKLFL; via the exons ATGGGCGGAACGGTTGTGAGCTGGTCTATCAAGCCCTGCAACTCGGGCTCCCACACCAGACCCTGCACCTGCAGCGCCACACGCAAACTTTCCCCGAAGCTCGTGATCGATCAGACTGAAGCAG CCATGGTCCACCGTGTGGCAGTGATCGGAGCAGGAGCCTCCGGCCTGGCCTCCGTGAAGGCCTGCATCGAAGGAGGCCTGGAGCCCGTCTGCTTTGAGCGAGGTCACGACATTGGCGGCGTGTGGAACTTCAGA ACGACGGTGACCCGGGTCGCTCAGAGGGCAGGATTCCCTCAGTCCGGTCAGTGGGACGTCGTCACCGTGAACGCCAgcggggaggaagagaagcacgTCTTCGACGCGGTTCTGGTGTGTTCGGGTCAGTTCATCTACCCGTCCCTACCGCTGTCGGACTTTCCAG GACACGAGGGCTTTCCTGGAAAATGCTCCCACAGCTGGGAGTACAGAGATCCGGAGGCTTACCGGGGCCTGAGGGTGCTGGTGGTCGGCATCGGCAACTCTGGAGGCGATATTGCCGTGGAGATCAGCAGATCTGCAGAGATG ACATTCCTCAGCACCCGGCAGGGGGCCTGGGTCATCAGCAGGATGTCCCATCGGGGTCTTCCCTTGGACGTTGCGCATATCACCAGGTTCAAACAGATCCTCATGAAGCTCCTCCCTCAGCGTTTGATCAACTGGCTTCTGGAGCGAGCGGTGAACCAAAAATACGACCACCGATTTTACGGCCTGCAGCCTAAACACAG ATTTTTGGAACGGACTCTTTTGATCAACGATGACCTTCCAGGTCAGCTCTTAAAGGGGAGGCTTTTAATGAAACCTGACCTGAAGTCCTTTGAGGGCTCTGGCGTCATATTTGAAGACGGGTCCGTGGAGGACAACATTGATGCTGTGATCTTCTGCACCGGTTATAATTCCGGCTTTTCCTTCCTGCCTCCCGATCTGTGCGAGGGGCCTCACGGAGAGCTGGCGTTGTACAA GAGGTTGTTCCCCCCCTCGTTGTTGCGCCCCACCCTGGCCATCCTGGGTCTTTTCCAGGCCAAGGGACCGATCATGCCGTTGGTGGAAATGCAGGGCCGCTGGGCTGCGAGGGTGTTTGCAG GCCTCAGTTTTCTTCCACCTAAGAAGAAAATGCTGGAGGTAATCGAGTccgacaggaagaggaacagcaAAAG tcaTTCCTGCCACAAGAGTTCGTCTCTCATGGTCCATTACATCCCCTACATGGATTTCATGGCCCAGCAG GTGGGAGTGAGACCGAACCTCCTGAGACTCCTCCTGACGGACCCGGTCCTCTGGGCAAAGGCCTTGTTTGGTCCTTGTACGCCGTATCAGTACCGCCTCACTGGACCTGGACATTGGACGGGAGCGCGCCAGGCTATCCTCACCCAGTGGGATCGTATGGCTCAGCCgttcagaaccagagtggtacCAGAGGCAGACTCGGCTCCAGCTTACCACTTTTTGCCTTTCTTGTTTGTATTAGGGGGAATTACAGTTGCAACCGTGTACGGAGCAAAACTGAAATTGTTCTTGTGA
- the LOC130529132 gene encoding dimethylaniline monooxygenase [N-oxide-forming] 2-like isoform X1 encodes MGGTVVSWSIKPCNSGSHTRPCTCSATRKLSPKLVIDQTEAAMVHRVAVIGAGASGLASVKACIEGGLEPVCFERGHDIGGVWNFRESLEPGRASVYRSLVANTSKEMMCFSDFPMPADYPNYLHHSQLLGYLRLYVQHFDLLRHIRFQTTVTRVAQRAGFPQSGQWDVVTVNASGEEEKHVFDAVLVCSGQFIYPSLPLSDFPGHEGFPGKCSHSWEYRDPEAYRGLRVLVVGIGNSGGDIAVEISRSAEMTFLSTRQGAWVISRMSHRGLPLDVAHITRFKQILMKLLPQRLINWLLERAVNQKYDHRFYGLQPKHRFLERTLLINDDLPGQLLKGRLLMKPDLKSFEGSGVIFEDGSVEDNIDAVIFCTGYNSGFSFLPPDLCEGPHGELALYKRLFPPSLLRPTLAILGLFQAKGPIMPLVEMQGRWAARVFAGLSFLPPKKKMLEVIESDRKRNSKSHSCHKSSSLMVHYIPYMDFMAQQVGVRPNLLRLLLTDPVLWAKALFGPCTPYQYRLTGPGHWTGARQAILTQWDRMAQPFRTRVVPEADSAPAYHFLPFLFVLGGITVATVYGAKLKLFL; translated from the exons ATGGGCGGAACGGTTGTGAGCTGGTCTATCAAGCCCTGCAACTCGGGCTCCCACACCAGACCCTGCACCTGCAGCGCCACACGCAAACTTTCCCCGAAGCTCGTGATCGATCAGACTGAAGCAG CCATGGTCCACCGTGTGGCAGTGATCGGAGCAGGAGCCTCCGGCCTGGCCTCCGTGAAGGCCTGCATCGAAGGAGGCCTGGAGCCCGTCTGCTTTGAGCGAGGTCACGACATTGGCGGCGTGTGGAACTTCAGA GAGTCCTTGGAGCCGGGGCGAGCGAGCGTCTACCGTTCTCTGGTGGCCAACACCAGCAAGGAGATGATGTGCTTCAGTGATTTCCCGATGCCTGCGGACTACCCGAACTACCTGCACCACTCTCAGCTGCTGGGGTACCTCCGGCTCTACGTGCAGCACTTTGACCTGCTTCGACACATCCGCTTCCAG ACGACGGTGACCCGGGTCGCTCAGAGGGCAGGATTCCCTCAGTCCGGTCAGTGGGACGTCGTCACCGTGAACGCCAgcggggaggaagagaagcacgTCTTCGACGCGGTTCTGGTGTGTTCGGGTCAGTTCATCTACCCGTCCCTACCGCTGTCGGACTTTCCAG GACACGAGGGCTTTCCTGGAAAATGCTCCCACAGCTGGGAGTACAGAGATCCGGAGGCTTACCGGGGCCTGAGGGTGCTGGTGGTCGGCATCGGCAACTCTGGAGGCGATATTGCCGTGGAGATCAGCAGATCTGCAGAGATG ACATTCCTCAGCACCCGGCAGGGGGCCTGGGTCATCAGCAGGATGTCCCATCGGGGTCTTCCCTTGGACGTTGCGCATATCACCAGGTTCAAACAGATCCTCATGAAGCTCCTCCCTCAGCGTTTGATCAACTGGCTTCTGGAGCGAGCGGTGAACCAAAAATACGACCACCGATTTTACGGCCTGCAGCCTAAACACAG ATTTTTGGAACGGACTCTTTTGATCAACGATGACCTTCCAGGTCAGCTCTTAAAGGGGAGGCTTTTAATGAAACCTGACCTGAAGTCCTTTGAGGGCTCTGGCGTCATATTTGAAGACGGGTCCGTGGAGGACAACATTGATGCTGTGATCTTCTGCACCGGTTATAATTCCGGCTTTTCCTTCCTGCCTCCCGATCTGTGCGAGGGGCCTCACGGAGAGCTGGCGTTGTACAA GAGGTTGTTCCCCCCCTCGTTGTTGCGCCCCACCCTGGCCATCCTGGGTCTTTTCCAGGCCAAGGGACCGATCATGCCGTTGGTGGAAATGCAGGGCCGCTGGGCTGCGAGGGTGTTTGCAG GCCTCAGTTTTCTTCCACCTAAGAAGAAAATGCTGGAGGTAATCGAGTccgacaggaagaggaacagcaAAAG tcaTTCCTGCCACAAGAGTTCGTCTCTCATGGTCCATTACATCCCCTACATGGATTTCATGGCCCAGCAG GTGGGAGTGAGACCGAACCTCCTGAGACTCCTCCTGACGGACCCGGTCCTCTGGGCAAAGGCCTTGTTTGGTCCTTGTACGCCGTATCAGTACCGCCTCACTGGACCTGGACATTGGACGGGAGCGCGCCAGGCTATCCTCACCCAGTGGGATCGTATGGCTCAGCCgttcagaaccagagtggtacCAGAGGCAGACTCGGCTCCAGCTTACCACTTTTTGCCTTTCTTGTTTGTATTAGGGGGAATTACAGTTGCAACCGTGTACGGAGCAAAACTGAAATTGTTCTTGTGA
- the LOC130529132 gene encoding dimethylaniline monooxygenase [N-oxide-forming] 4-like isoform X4 yields the protein MGGTVVSWSIKPCNSGSHTRPCTCSATRKLSPKLVIDQTEAAMVHRVAVIGAGASGLASVKACIEGGLEPVCFERGHDIGGVWNFRESLEPGRASVYRSLVANTSKEMMCFSDFPMPADYPNYLHHSQLLGYLRLYVQHFDLLRHIRFQTTVTRVAQRAGFPQSGQWDVVTVNASGEEEKHVFDAVLVCSGQFIYPSLPLSDFPGHEGFPGKCSHSWEYRDPEAYRGLRVLVVGIGNSGGDIAVEISRSAEMTFLSTRQGAWVISRMSHRGLPLDVAHITRFKQILMKLLPQRLINWLLERAVNQKYDHRFYGLQPKHRRLFPPSLLRPTLAILGLFQAKGPIMPLVEMQGRWAARVFAGLSFLPPKKKMLEVIESDRKRNSKSHSCHKSSSLMVHYIPYMDFMAQQVGVRPNLLRLLLTDPVLWAKALFGPCTPYQYRLTGPGHWTGARQAILTQWDRMAQPFRTRVVPEADSAPAYHFLPFLFVLGGITVATVYGAKLKLFL from the exons ATGGGCGGAACGGTTGTGAGCTGGTCTATCAAGCCCTGCAACTCGGGCTCCCACACCAGACCCTGCACCTGCAGCGCCACACGCAAACTTTCCCCGAAGCTCGTGATCGATCAGACTGAAGCAG CCATGGTCCACCGTGTGGCAGTGATCGGAGCAGGAGCCTCCGGCCTGGCCTCCGTGAAGGCCTGCATCGAAGGAGGCCTGGAGCCCGTCTGCTTTGAGCGAGGTCACGACATTGGCGGCGTGTGGAACTTCAGA GAGTCCTTGGAGCCGGGGCGAGCGAGCGTCTACCGTTCTCTGGTGGCCAACACCAGCAAGGAGATGATGTGCTTCAGTGATTTCCCGATGCCTGCGGACTACCCGAACTACCTGCACCACTCTCAGCTGCTGGGGTACCTCCGGCTCTACGTGCAGCACTTTGACCTGCTTCGACACATCCGCTTCCAG ACGACGGTGACCCGGGTCGCTCAGAGGGCAGGATTCCCTCAGTCCGGTCAGTGGGACGTCGTCACCGTGAACGCCAgcggggaggaagagaagcacgTCTTCGACGCGGTTCTGGTGTGTTCGGGTCAGTTCATCTACCCGTCCCTACCGCTGTCGGACTTTCCAG GACACGAGGGCTTTCCTGGAAAATGCTCCCACAGCTGGGAGTACAGAGATCCGGAGGCTTACCGGGGCCTGAGGGTGCTGGTGGTCGGCATCGGCAACTCTGGAGGCGATATTGCCGTGGAGATCAGCAGATCTGCAGAGATG ACATTCCTCAGCACCCGGCAGGGGGCCTGGGTCATCAGCAGGATGTCCCATCGGGGTCTTCCCTTGGACGTTGCGCATATCACCAGGTTCAAACAGATCCTCATGAAGCTCCTCCCTCAGCGTTTGATCAACTGGCTTCTGGAGCGAGCGGTGAACCAAAAATACGACCACCGATTTTACGGCCTGCAGCCTAAACACAG GAGGTTGTTCCCCCCCTCGTTGTTGCGCCCCACCCTGGCCATCCTGGGTCTTTTCCAGGCCAAGGGACCGATCATGCCGTTGGTGGAAATGCAGGGCCGCTGGGCTGCGAGGGTGTTTGCAG GCCTCAGTTTTCTTCCACCTAAGAAGAAAATGCTGGAGGTAATCGAGTccgacaggaagaggaacagcaAAAG tcaTTCCTGCCACAAGAGTTCGTCTCTCATGGTCCATTACATCCCCTACATGGATTTCATGGCCCAGCAG GTGGGAGTGAGACCGAACCTCCTGAGACTCCTCCTGACGGACCCGGTCCTCTGGGCAAAGGCCTTGTTTGGTCCTTGTACGCCGTATCAGTACCGCCTCACTGGACCTGGACATTGGACGGGAGCGCGCCAGGCTATCCTCACCCAGTGGGATCGTATGGCTCAGCCgttcagaaccagagtggtacCAGAGGCAGACTCGGCTCCAGCTTACCACTTTTTGCCTTTCTTGTTTGTATTAGGGGGAATTACAGTTGCAACCGTGTACGGAGCAAAACTGAAATTGTTCTTGTGA
- the LOC130529132 gene encoding dimethylaniline monooxygenase [N-oxide-forming] 2-like isoform X3, whose protein sequence is MYVHPVTFPGPPPPRLQESLEPGRASVYRSLVANTSKEMMCFSDFPMPADYPNYLHHSQLLGYLRLYVQHFDLLRHIRFQTTVTRVAQRAGFPQSGQWDVVTVNASGEEEKHVFDAVLVCSGQFIYPSLPLSDFPGHEGFPGKCSHSWEYRDPEAYRGLRVLVVGIGNSGGDIAVEISRSAEMTFLSTRQGAWVISRMSHRGLPLDVAHITRFKQILMKLLPQRLINWLLERAVNQKYDHRFYGLQPKHRFLERTLLINDDLPGQLLKGRLLMKPDLKSFEGSGVIFEDGSVEDNIDAVIFCTGYNSGFSFLPPDLCEGPHGELALYKRLFPPSLLRPTLAILGLFQAKGPIMPLVEMQGRWAARVFAGLSFLPPKKKMLEVIESDRKRNSKSHSCHKSSSLMVHYIPYMDFMAQQVGVRPNLLRLLLTDPVLWAKALFGPCTPYQYRLTGPGHWTGARQAILTQWDRMAQPFRTRVVPEADSAPAYHFLPFLFVLGGITVATVYGAKLKLFL, encoded by the exons ATGTACGTCCACCCTGTGACGTTTCCCGGTCCTCCGCCGCCGCGCCTCCAGGAGTCCTTGGAGCCGGGGCGAGCGAGCGTCTACCGTTCTCTGGTGGCCAACACCAGCAAGGAGATGATGTGCTTCAGTGATTTCCCGATGCCTGCGGACTACCCGAACTACCTGCACCACTCTCAGCTGCTGGGGTACCTCCGGCTCTACGTGCAGCACTTTGACCTGCTTCGACACATCCGCTTCCAG ACGACGGTGACCCGGGTCGCTCAGAGGGCAGGATTCCCTCAGTCCGGTCAGTGGGACGTCGTCACCGTGAACGCCAgcggggaggaagagaagcacgTCTTCGACGCGGTTCTGGTGTGTTCGGGTCAGTTCATCTACCCGTCCCTACCGCTGTCGGACTTTCCAG GACACGAGGGCTTTCCTGGAAAATGCTCCCACAGCTGGGAGTACAGAGATCCGGAGGCTTACCGGGGCCTGAGGGTGCTGGTGGTCGGCATCGGCAACTCTGGAGGCGATATTGCCGTGGAGATCAGCAGATCTGCAGAGATG ACATTCCTCAGCACCCGGCAGGGGGCCTGGGTCATCAGCAGGATGTCCCATCGGGGTCTTCCCTTGGACGTTGCGCATATCACCAGGTTCAAACAGATCCTCATGAAGCTCCTCCCTCAGCGTTTGATCAACTGGCTTCTGGAGCGAGCGGTGAACCAAAAATACGACCACCGATTTTACGGCCTGCAGCCTAAACACAG ATTTTTGGAACGGACTCTTTTGATCAACGATGACCTTCCAGGTCAGCTCTTAAAGGGGAGGCTTTTAATGAAACCTGACCTGAAGTCCTTTGAGGGCTCTGGCGTCATATTTGAAGACGGGTCCGTGGAGGACAACATTGATGCTGTGATCTTCTGCACCGGTTATAATTCCGGCTTTTCCTTCCTGCCTCCCGATCTGTGCGAGGGGCCTCACGGAGAGCTGGCGTTGTACAA GAGGTTGTTCCCCCCCTCGTTGTTGCGCCCCACCCTGGCCATCCTGGGTCTTTTCCAGGCCAAGGGACCGATCATGCCGTTGGTGGAAATGCAGGGCCGCTGGGCTGCGAGGGTGTTTGCAG GCCTCAGTTTTCTTCCACCTAAGAAGAAAATGCTGGAGGTAATCGAGTccgacaggaagaggaacagcaAAAG tcaTTCCTGCCACAAGAGTTCGTCTCTCATGGTCCATTACATCCCCTACATGGATTTCATGGCCCAGCAG GTGGGAGTGAGACCGAACCTCCTGAGACTCCTCCTGACGGACCCGGTCCTCTGGGCAAAGGCCTTGTTTGGTCCTTGTACGCCGTATCAGTACCGCCTCACTGGACCTGGACATTGGACGGGAGCGCGCCAGGCTATCCTCACCCAGTGGGATCGTATGGCTCAGCCgttcagaaccagagtggtacCAGAGGCAGACTCGGCTCCAGCTTACCACTTTTTGCCTTTCTTGTTTGTATTAGGGGGAATTACAGTTGCAACCGTGTACGGAGCAAAACTGAAATTGTTCTTGTGA
- the ubxn6 gene encoding UBX domain-containing protein 6 isoform X1, with amino-acid sequence MKKFFEDIKKDIKFKSAGPGKKLTEDTSAKPDKVQSSSATKNLRHAPSEGAQRAGAAALARIEQRPRPMVHTSQEAIKNQVKRELEAEAAALDDTEKVASVEGAEMKGATRLSVPGVYFTCPLTGATLTRSEREAHVKEAILMRFEEDAGEASVMMIHTFNKDREKVKTAVDIISKYVDNICKNPTEEKYRKIKVGNKVFQEKVHCVEGSREFLQSLGFISVMLPVEGQDEEEEFLVLPEQSPDDLELMKERRDRLQRGEPVRAQLDRRPQAFSPSPNAQHFELPPEFYNLTAEELKKEQQQRTESVERNAMLRTKAMREKEEQRERRKYNYTLLRIRLPDGNLLQGTFYAWDRLPVLFGFVRESLVDGWQPFELIAPGSQKLQDSDDVALAECNLVPAALLTFAWDAAVQADIAAAGGKSPSLLKPELLENLQSLS; translated from the exons ATGAAGAAGTTTTTCGAAGACATCAAGAAAGACATCAAATTCAAATCTGCGGGACCCGGAAAGAAACTTACTGAAGACACCAG CGCCAAGCCCGATAAGGTGCAAAGCAGCTCTGCTACGAAGAACCTTCGACATGCCCCCAGCGAAGGAGCCCAGAGGGCCGGAGCCGCAGCCCTGGCCAGGATCGAGCAGCGGCCGCGGCCGATGGTCCACACCTCTCAGGAGGCCATCAAGAACCAGG tcaAACGAGAGCTGGAGGCCGAGGCAGCTGCATTGGACGATACAGAAAAAGTGGCCTCAGTagag GGAGCCGAAATGAAGGGAGCAACCCGCCTCTCCGTGCCCGGCGTGTATTTCACCTGCCCGCTAACTGGGGCCACCCTGACAAGGAGCGAGCGGGAGGCACACGTAAAAGAAGCCATTTTAATG CGGTTTGAGGAGGATGCTGGCGAGGCCTCTGTTATGATGATCCACACGTTTAACAAAGACAGGGAGAAGGTGAAGACTGCTGTGGACATTATAAGCAA ATATGTTGATAATATATGTAAGAATCCCACAGAGGAGAAATACAGGAAGATTAAAGTCGGCAACAAGGTGTTTCAG GAGAAGGTTCACTGTGTGGAGGGCAGTCGAGAGTTCTTACAGTCTCTGGGATTCATTAGTGTGATGCTTCCTGTAGAGGGTCAAG atgaagaagaggagttcCTGGTGCTACCGGAGCAGAGCCCCGACGACCTGGAgttgatgaaggagaggagagatcgtctccagagaggagagccGGTCCGAGCTCAGCTGGACAGGCGGCCCCAGGCGTTCAGCCCCTCTCCCAACGCCCAGCACTTCGAGCTGCCGCCAGAATTCTACAACCTAACGGCCGAGGAGCTcaagaaggagcagcagcagag GACTGAATCGGTAGAGAGGAACGCCATGCTGCGGACCAAGGCcatgagagagaaggaggagcagagggagcgaAGGAAATACAACTACACCCTGCTGAGGATCAGGCTGCCTGATGGAAACCTGCTGCAAG GCACCTTTTATGCGTGGGACCGGCTCCCCGTGCTGTTCGGGTTCGTGCGGGAGTCTTTGGTGGACGGCTGGCAGCCCTTTGAGCTCATCGCCCCTGGGAGTCAGAAGCTCCAAGACTCGGATGACGTTGCTCTTGCAGAGTGTAACCTG GTTCCCGCGGCTCTGCTCACGTTCGCCTGGGATGCAGCTGTGCAGGCCGACatcgcagcagctggaggaaagaGCCCCTCCCTCCTCAAACCAGAGCTGCTGGAAAACCTTCAGAGCCTGAGCTGA
- the ubxn6 gene encoding UBX domain-containing protein 6 isoform X2: MVHTSQEAIKNQVKRELEAEAAALDDTEKVASVEGAEMKGATRLSVPGVYFTCPLTGATLTRSEREAHVKEAILMRFEEDAGEASVMMIHTFNKDREKVKTAVDIISKYVDNICKNPTEEKYRKIKVGNKVFQEKVHCVEGSREFLQSLGFISVMLPVEGQDEEEEFLVLPEQSPDDLELMKERRDRLQRGEPVRAQLDRRPQAFSPSPNAQHFELPPEFYNLTAEELKKEQQQRTESVERNAMLRTKAMREKEEQRERRKYNYTLLRIRLPDGNLLQGTFYAWDRLPVLFGFVRESLVDGWQPFELIAPGSQKLQDSDDVALAECNLVPAALLTFAWDAAVQADIAAAGGKSPSLLKPELLENLQSLS, translated from the exons ATGGTCCACACCTCTCAGGAGGCCATCAAGAACCAGG tcaAACGAGAGCTGGAGGCCGAGGCAGCTGCATTGGACGATACAGAAAAAGTGGCCTCAGTagag GGAGCCGAAATGAAGGGAGCAACCCGCCTCTCCGTGCCCGGCGTGTATTTCACCTGCCCGCTAACTGGGGCCACCCTGACAAGGAGCGAGCGGGAGGCACACGTAAAAGAAGCCATTTTAATG CGGTTTGAGGAGGATGCTGGCGAGGCCTCTGTTATGATGATCCACACGTTTAACAAAGACAGGGAGAAGGTGAAGACTGCTGTGGACATTATAAGCAA ATATGTTGATAATATATGTAAGAATCCCACAGAGGAGAAATACAGGAAGATTAAAGTCGGCAACAAGGTGTTTCAG GAGAAGGTTCACTGTGTGGAGGGCAGTCGAGAGTTCTTACAGTCTCTGGGATTCATTAGTGTGATGCTTCCTGTAGAGGGTCAAG atgaagaagaggagttcCTGGTGCTACCGGAGCAGAGCCCCGACGACCTGGAgttgatgaaggagaggagagatcgtctccagagaggagagccGGTCCGAGCTCAGCTGGACAGGCGGCCCCAGGCGTTCAGCCCCTCTCCCAACGCCCAGCACTTCGAGCTGCCGCCAGAATTCTACAACCTAACGGCCGAGGAGCTcaagaaggagcagcagcagag GACTGAATCGGTAGAGAGGAACGCCATGCTGCGGACCAAGGCcatgagagagaaggaggagcagagggagcgaAGGAAATACAACTACACCCTGCTGAGGATCAGGCTGCCTGATGGAAACCTGCTGCAAG GCACCTTTTATGCGTGGGACCGGCTCCCCGTGCTGTTCGGGTTCGTGCGGGAGTCTTTGGTGGACGGCTGGCAGCCCTTTGAGCTCATCGCCCCTGGGAGTCAGAAGCTCCAAGACTCGGATGACGTTGCTCTTGCAGAGTGTAACCTG GTTCCCGCGGCTCTGCTCACGTTCGCCTGGGATGCAGCTGTGCAGGCCGACatcgcagcagctggaggaaagaGCCCCTCCCTCCTCAAACCAGAGCTGCTGGAAAACCTTCAGAGCCTGAGCTGA